gcttaataatttttttatttaagaactCTTAACTTAAGAAATCCCCCATTAATTGGAGGATTAAAATTAGGAGTTTCTTAAGATAAACTTTTAACTTAattttaatactaaaatattgaCTAAAATCCCACTTGGGAGTTATTGCAATAAACATGCTCATAAGACTATCATTAACCCTAGTCTTTTAACTGGGATTCTTAATTCAGTTAAAAGATTGTTCTTagtttttcttagattttaactaagaaaaacCAAGAATTGtctcttaaataaaagatataaaaaccGTTNNNNNNNNNNNNNNNNNNNNNNNNNNNNNNNNNNNNNNNNNNNNNNNNNNNNNNNNNNNNNNNNNNNNNNNNNNNNNNNNNNNNNNNNNNNNNNNNNNNNGTGACAACAATAAATCACTAGACGACATTACATTCTTGGTTTTCAATCGTTTATCgctattataaatcttaaactcttagTACTGATTTTATAAGGGTTTTGTAAGACATATTTAATAAGGTGTTATAAAAGATCATAatatacaaattgtataatggGTTATAAGTGATTTTTTCCAACCATCTGAAATTTGATATCATTTTCTTAAACCTTAACTCttataacttttttaaataaGGTGTTATAAAGGTAATAATATACAATACAAAGTTTTAcaattgtattattatttttccatAATTCTAAtgcattattattttataaatcaaatccAATGAGAGTTTTATAGTGggttataattgtttttataaatcaaatcatttttataaatccaAAACTCTTATTACAGATTTTATAAGgggttatattttttaatttttttttaataaagatgataaatacattttttataatggGTTATAAGTTATTTTGGATAGCTTTATAAGCCCTTACAATGCAAAAGATGTTTCTCATCAAAGGCATCAACAAAAGataacattttgaaaaattgaaacactgattttggattaaaaaaatattggaaaCTAAAAGAGCATCATTTCTTCCAATACTCTTTATATCACAACATCAACTAGAACCCCAGATCGTTttagttttctttgttttggagGTGATGGCTTCAGCTTCCTTTATAAgcaaaacaataaattaaatcaGGAATGTGATATATTAAATACAAACAActttttataaacaattataaacAGAGTTATTTACCTTATTTTCTCTTGCTCGTTTCTTCTTTTTAACTATCACGGACTCTTTAGATgcattttcattaaattctcCAACCTTCAATTTTGATAACACAATAAAAAAGTTAGTTAAACTATATTGAAATATTTGAAAGCTTAaagtttataaagatttataaatcagCTTACTTCAttgattttttatgtttcactttataaatcaatttataaagatttataactTATCAGTTTCGAATTTAATAAAGCTTTATAAGACATCAAAACAGAACAACCTTAGTGTTTTGCTGCTTTCGGGAATCTATGAAAGACTGGAACGTTTCTTCTTCACCCAATTCCCTCTCGGAATTCTGTCcattttcctgaaaatttatatgtgaaTAGTTTACCTTCTCGTTTTCTCGACGAATGTTCAGAAGACCTTCAAGATAACCAGGTCTTTCTTTATAAAACTCTGCCTGCTTAGTGAGGAattcaatcttttctttatcaGTTGCATTAGTCCAACCATCATAATTGTTTTTCTCCACTTCAGCTTCAGCGACAGCAATGTTGACACTTCCATTAAGCCAATCTTGTCTCTTCAGACGGTATCCTCTTCTGACAAGATCAATAACTTTTCCAAATTCAATGTCAACGTCTTCAACCAAGTCGCAGTGTATTTCAGGATCTCCAAGTATACATTGACATcaacctaatatatattaactGATTAAACAATTGATAAAAATACAAAGAATGcaaagattttaaaacaaatttataaaacatttgtAAAGTGTTACCTTCTCACTGTTGTCGAATCTGGTCACCTCTTTCATAGTAAGGGATTTGGTTTCTATCCAATGCAAGCACAAGGGAAACTTAATCTCATTATCCCTAATCCCAAAGAATGTGCCTATTTGATCAACAGATGATAATGCCCATAGCTGAACAGCAAATATAAATCCACAGATGTCAAATTGATCTTTCTTCAACACTTCAGAGCTAATACCCTTCACTTCATTGCGTAAGAAATTAAAGGCCAAATTCCCCCATGGATAGTTGCAAAACTCTTTGAAATCTCTAGCTCTCAGCAGATTCTCAACGGCTATACGAGTCACTGGATTGATTGCCATTAATATCCCTTCAACAAGGATTGAAGCCCCCAATCTCAATCTCTGATCATCAGTAAACCCTTTACTGTTCTTCTCAAGTAGTTTAACCAAGCTGTTTAAAGTTTGTTCCTTATTCATCCATggatctttcttcttcttctttttccttcCAGAAGTCTCCACTTGCTCTTCATCTATGTCAGCAATACAAGGCAGACCCGTTGCCAAATGGAATTCTCTTAGGGAAAACCTCATTGGTTGTTCTCCGAAAGAAAACCATAGACCCTTGTCTCCTATATCAATTCTCCTTAAAAGTAAGAGATGAATCAAATGCCTTGAAAACACCATATTTTTCTGCCTCCTTCCCATCTCAATTATAGGACCCAAGAATGAATCTTCAAGCTTTCTGAATTCAGGGCCCAAAAACTTTTTAACTTTATCGACCAACTTCAGGTTACTACGCTTGGTAATTCTATCCAAAAAGCGTACCTCTGTACCAGCTTCGATCACTCTTTTCGGCAATACAATCTTATCATCAGAAGTACTCATTGTTTCACCTGAAATAATTCAAAATGGTAATGTTATAgatatgttttataatattttataaatactaaaatcattatttatctGTTGGTATCTCTTGATGGTCAATGATTGGAGAGGCAACATCATTCACTGTGTCACCTGATTCATGAGATAATGGTAACTCCAATTCCTACAcatcattagaaaaaaatacatataattcaGTAGCAAGGAAAATAGGCTAGTGACAACACACATGGAGTGATAGTGTTAAACTTACAAATATTTGGGTTTCATTTTCAGTGGCTTCTAAAACAGGGGTGTTACTGTAACTTCCTTGAGGGGTTATGATTTCGGTTGCATCATCGTTCATCATATCATCTTCATTGGACTCTAAAACTAAGGTGCTACTGCTGCTCTCTCGAGTGGCAATGGTTGGAGTGGGAGCATCATTCATCAAATCTTCCTCATGGTCGTCTAAAACATGAGTTGTACGGAGAAGTTGCGAGAATAAgatgataaatataaatataaattattttatatatatatttatagtgtattataaattagtaataagagtttataaatactaaaatcattatttacctGTTGGTATCTCTTGATGGTCAATGATTGGGGAGGCAACATCATTCACTGTGTCACCTGATTCATGAGATAATGGTAACTCCAATTCCTACAcatcattagaaaaaaaaatacatataattcaATAGCAAGGAATAGGCTAGTGACAACACACATGGAGTGATAGTGTTAAACTTACAAATATTTGGGTTTCATTTTCAGTGGCTTCTAAAACAGGGGTGTTACTGTAACTTTCTTCAGGGGTTATGATTTCGGTTGCATCATCGTTCATCATATCATCTTCATTGGACTCTAAAGCAATGGTTGGAGTGCGAGCATCATTCATCAAATCTTCCTCAGTGTTCATCAAAtcatttttcgatttgcttgaATGAGTTTCTTCTACAGATTCTATCTGAAAAACGGTGAAGGAAGTTTACTAATCATTTGTTATTCAGAATAAACCAAAAGTGAACACAGTTTATGTGTTAGAATATACCTCTCTTGTAAGTATCCAACGACCATTTTTCCACTCCCGTGACGGTCTAAGTGAATAGCTTTTAAAAACCGCCTCCTCTTTTGCGATCTTGAAGTGCACTGAGTACTGGTTACCAGGGAGAACTTCCCTCACTTCACCTAGACGCCATCCACAGCTAACAAACACTTCAACAATGTCTCCCAATATATACTTTCCCCAAAAATAACGAGGCGGACATGGCCTGAGTTTGCAAATATCAACTTTTTTAAACAATGCatcgtcttcatcatcatcactcaaACGCAGTGACTCGGATAATCTTTTGATGATAACTTTTCTTTTACCATCCTCTTCAATCTGTTTAATGGCCATTGTTGTGACCCAGATATCTTCCATTTTACGGATTCTACGAGTCATTTCCACTTTTTCCCCTGGGCTATAAATGTCTTCACTAAGTTCCTTCATTtccaaagaaaaacatatataagtGAAAGTGCTCATCAAAccaaattataaaactttgacattaaaataagaaaacaatacCTTTTTTGGCTTTTGACCCATGTAGAGCCGGTCCAATCAACATTAGGTCTCAGTCGGCTTTTGTCGAATTTTAATACTTCTGGTAGAAAATCCAAGTAAACCCAAAACTTCTCATTTGGAAATTCCTTTACAATAACACACTTCCACCATCCACCATTAACATAAACATCCACCACCGATCCTCTCTCATATACGAAATCGTTATTCAGATCCCCTGGCTGAACCGGACGGATGAGGCTTTGATCAACTTTTTCTGTGTAAGGAGTTAAACTATCCTTGTCCAGCAAAGTTGTATAGCAGACCCGAAGCTTTCCCCTTTCACTTTCATCGGACTTTGCTGCAGGATAGCTATATGCCAAGAAACTTTGAacatttctttttctgaagtgACTTCTACTTCACAACCTTTGGCAATGGGCAACGCATTTacagatttcttcttttttcccATGTCCATAAGCGATTGTGTCGGTTTCTTTTCTTGCCTACGTTTTTGAATTGTTGCAAGTCTCTGACTACTAGACTGTTTCTGCTGCCCATTGGCAATAGAGTTCTTCACCTTCAAAACATCAAGTGCTTCCATATTGTTCTGCACTCTCTTCACCtacgcatatatatatatataaaacaaactgTTACAACTAAACCTAACCCAAGAACTAAACGTCGGTCCTTATGGTCCCTTACCTGCATCTTTCTTTGTAACTTCACATCTCCTTCAGCTACAATCCCATCCAGCTTGATCAACTCATTCATCAACAACTCAATCACCTTTGCAAGATCTTTCTCTGCAACTTTCCCTCCTTTTTTAATAACCATCTCAAACGCCGAAACCTACAAATCCccccaaaaaaaacaatttcaaaactcggtccaaaaaaactaaacaaaccaAGAAAGTATTAGAGAGCAAATTACACGTCCTCCGAGCCTATCAACTTCGAGGCTAATATCAGAAATCGCTTTAGATGCCTTTTCTGTTTTGGCCATTTTTCTCATCTCCAAGAAACATTTCTCTTGTAAGAAATAGAATGAAAGAAACAGAGTTAAAAAGAACGTTTTATAAGAGGTTATAAAGAGAATTAGTTACCTTTTTTCCTCTTGGTCGTCctggtttattttcttttcaacttGCCACAAAACCAATTCAAGTTTTGAAATGTTCAAGAGGTTTGGAGTTGCAGAAAGATAGAGAAAAGGATGAAGAGatatgagaaaaaaaagatatttccGTGAGATATATTAGAGAAACAAGACACGTGTTTCTATAGGTGACCGGTAGCTGTAAACCATTTTTAATTACATTTATTCTAATATAATCCCTATTTTATAAGAGAACAAGACACATGTCTTTCTGTAATATATATCTCTAACACGTGTTTTTACAAGTGAATGAAAGCTGTAAACCATCAGTAATTTACATTTCttctttaaaaatttagtaaCGAGAATCCTCATGTATTTATATTACCGATTTTACTTTTTATCATGActttcataatattttataaactactaTATCTtagttttataaaggtttataagtgATGTTCAATAAATACTAatgcttttataaattaatatttatgagttttataaaggACTATAAgagatttttaataattattttactttataatgggttataagttatattttttttataaactagtATATCTGAGATACATGGGGCAGCTATAAATAcattattgtattttatatcactggatttatcatatttttataaaccctttatAAATCTTTATGGGCTTCATGTGTaacacattttttataaatcttgGTTAATTACATTAAACTAccttataaacatttataattcATTTATCAGCCTTTCatatatcattttttgtttaataaacttTTATCTCTAAgtttatataatactttatataacTAGTATTTCtgagttttataaaggtttataagtgatttttaataaattccAATACATTATTGTTTATGAATCATTAGATAATGCTTAGAAATGTTTTAATTACCTCCTGAAAATCATTAGTTGTAAgcctttataaattaatttacataGATTATTAAGTCTCTATAACTTATAGATATATCTTtacaaatcctaaacccttattacttattttataaaggtttataagtcATTTTTAATAAGGTGTTATAAAGTTACCTattaactttataaatttaagCAGAGACATAAAATCAAAGACATAaactcatataatttttaaaattctacaaacaaacaaagtttCTCAAGTATGAATAAAAACAGATAGTTGTTTTTTCTAAGTTTATTATTCACTGTAATTCTGAGAAGATGTCAACAGCCAACTTTTCCCTAATGTAGACAACTTTTTCTTCAGTCAGTTGGTGAAGTCAACTATGCGCATGGCATGACACTCAATCAACTTCAACGCGTAGATTCCACTGTCCTCTATTTTAACAACctgaaatcaaaatttacaagtattaggcttaAGAACGTAGGAAATAACTTATACTATGCActttttcttctattttaaaattcaaagatTGATAAAAATCAAGTTATCTGTGGCAAACAATCAGAGACAATCTTTATAGAAAACTTGCTTGTATCCATTATAACATCTCTGGAGATATTGCGAAGCATGAAAGGTAGTACGGTCGCATAAGCATTCAAATATGGCCCCACGTTGGCATCTGTAAACTTCACTGATGCGCTATTGAATGCTGTGATGCTTCTTTTCTCCAGATTGACCACAATTCCAAGCCAATAATATTCTTCAACTGCAATAGCCGAATAGAGGAAAGTGATATTCTTCTCTATGTTATACTTGTCAAAGCCACTTGCAAACTGGAAACCTTCCTTGTCATCTAAAAACTCAACATAAAGTTCATCTATTTCTTCAAGGAATTTCACTCCAACAACTAAGGCAGTTTTGTTCAGAAACAAATCTGGATTGTTTCTCTTTCTCAATTCCAGCAACTGCAAACCTGCTTCAATATGCTGagacaaacataaaacataaataatcataaaaaccGATCATCTAATACTCGAGTAAGATGAATTTATAAGCGATTATAAAGAAGATTTTTCAATTATAGTCTAACCGTTTTCGAAAGATTTGTTCCTGGAGTTTCAAGATCTGAAAACCACTTTTCGTTTACTCTCTCTTCATTGATTATCAGTTTCCTACGTTGAAAACACatactaataaaatactatGCAGGTATATATTTTGTACACctcactaaatatataataccttataaaataaatcttacTTGTTTTTGTTTGACATTTTCCATTCtgtcatttttttcctttctggtCTTATCAACTGGCTCAAAGGGATGTACTATTGGATGTTTCTTCCTTGCTCCCGTAAATGGCGGCTGTGTATGAATGGATGGTATTTGACCTCTTTCACTTCTTCTTAGTTCAACGTTGCCTATATCAgctttattcttctttttaagTGGAGGTTCAACATTACCTATGCAACAAATAAAACAGTTCTTACCAAGATATATGTTTATGAAACTAGacaatattcataacattcTGTGAAAACAAACCTCGATATCTTGTTGTACCAATCTTTTTTTAGTTTCCATTAAAGATTGGGACACGGACTTTTCCCCACATCTCGCATAAGAACCTGAATCATGTAAAGAATTTGTTTATGAAATTGTTTAAGAGACCTTATCAGCTACGAatttatttataaggatttataaaatACCTCATTTGCACCCTTTCCACTATGACGACTTTCCTGAGAAAGAAGATCAAACTTAGGAGTAGTAAATGTTGGAGTAGGCGATGTAATCTGTAAAAAGATTATTTCGAAACTATAAGCTGTATACATTAAAATTTACAAGgccttataaaatttattaatttttgtacCCTTGTCTCGAAGTTTGGAGTAGTGAATGTAGGAGTAGAAGACGTCACCTACACAAGATAAGATTACTAAACAAGctttatatcaaaaaaaattattaacccttatattatgtttcatattttgtaCCTTTGACTTTTGTTTACTGCAGCTTTCTTCTTCCATTTTTTCAGTCTCTTTGTTTGAAGTTATTTTCTCTGTATTCTCATTTTCTCCGAGAGTATTCACTTGCGTTAGTTGATGTGTATCAGaaatttcttcttcatcacatATCTCCTCACCATTTTCATCATCTGTTGCACATCTTTTAACACGATAATTTGATTCTTCTTCATTATCATAACTGGGTGAACTTTTTGCATAATCAGAGTTGGCTGCATTCTGATGATCTTCATTATCATCATTGGGTGAACCATCAAATACCTTCAAGAAATCATGTCATATTAGTTAgaagaaaataacatttaaaatatatataagtgcCTAGTAAAGTGATTTGCTTACCTTAACTCCTAAGACATTCTGTATTATTTCAACTCGTttacccaaatcatataccatTCTTATTAGCTTATCGAGTTTCTCACTGTTTGACCTGGAACCATCATCACCTTGatctttctctttatttttctcatacgcatcatattttcttttctcttcattcTTCCTATGCTCTTTCTCCTAAACAGATTCAAGATgggttataatttttaaaattaaaagtctAATCCACTTCTTATATAAGCATATTCATCCTTCAATTCTGATGAAACAATAGgaaaagaacatttataaaGCATTATAAAGATAATTATTTACCTTATTTCCTCTTCCTCGTTTCTGCCTTTCAACTTGCACAGGCTCCTCCACTTCTGTATCAGCTTCCatttgttcatcttcttcttccacaactGTATGCCCCTatttcaaaagagaaaaaaataagcaatatcaaatttataatggcttatatttttttaaaaaaatgatagtCTAGGTTTATAAAAGTTTCTAAATTAGCTTACTTCATTGGCTTTTGaagtttctctttctttatcaCCTTCGCCCACTTCAGCCTCAGCTTCcagttgttgttgttcttcttcatcttgtGCTTGCTCCTATACAAACATATTCATCATTCAATTCCgataacaaaatagaaaaaaaactttataacacattataaatataatgatTTACCTTATTTCCTCTTCTTCGTTTCTGCCTTTCAACTAGCACAGGCTCCCTCACTTCTGTATTAGCTTCCATTtgctcatcttcttcttccacaactGTATGCCCTTatttcaaaagagaaaaaaaataagcaatatcaaatttataatggcttatatttttttttaaaaaatgatagtCTAGGTTTATAAAGGTTTCTAAATTAGCTTACTTCATTGgcttttgaagtttttctttctttatcacCTTCGCCCACTTCAGCCTCAGCTTCCagttgttgttcttcttcatcttgtGCTTGCTCCTATACAAACATATTCATCATTCAATTccgataacaaaataaaaaaaaactttataacacattataaatataatgatTTACCTTATTTCCTCTTCCTCGTTTCTGCCTTTCAACTTGCACAGGCTCCTCACTTCTGTATCAGCTTCCatttgttcatcttcttcttccacaactGTATGCCCCTatttcaaaagagaaaaaaaaataagcaatatcaaatttataatggcttatatttttttttaaaaaatgatagtCTAGGTTTGTAAAGGTTTCTAAATTAGCTTACTTCATTGGCTTTTGAAGTTTCTCTTTCTTAACACCTTCGCCCACTTCAGCCTCAACTTCCagttgttgttcttcttcatcttgtGCTTGCTCCTATACAAACATATTCATCATTCAATTATCATTCAATTCCgataacaaaatagaaaaaaaaactttataacacattataaatataatgatTTACCTTATTTTCTCTTCCTCGTTTCTGCCTTTCAACTTGCACAGGCTCCTCCACTTCTGTATCAGCTTCCatttgttcatcttcttcttccacaactGTATGCCCATatttcaaaagagaaaaaaaaaaagctatatcaaatttataatggcttatatttttttttaaaaaaatgatagtCTAGGTTTATAAAGGTTTCTAAATTAGCTTACTTCATTGGCTTTTGaagtttctctttctttatcaCCTTCGCCCACTTCAGCCTCAGCTTCCagttgttgttcttcttcatcttgtGCTTGCTcctataatataaaaaaaaaaacttagcaatttcaaatttgataaaccCTTATAAAACATCAAAAGCGCAATAACTTCAGAGTTTTGCTGTACATTAACCTTAGATTTTTGCTGAACATCTTTGTCTTCATTTCCTCTTTGGTGACCAATGTCTTCTGCTGTaagaaaaacatttacaaaaCCTTGTTCCCAATCGCTTTTCCTCAGTTTGTATCCTTGTTCAACAAGTTTTACAACACTGTCGAAGTCCTTATCATCATCAAGTGTTGGGTTAACCAAATGGTTGAAATTCTCACATAATCCTATCACTGTAGTAACCACACCCTATAAAAAGGATAAAACAACGCTTTATAAGTCTCTGTGATTctcttattaataaatttataaacgtTAGTAAAAAACTTACATTGCTTTTCTTCTCCACTTCCAACACTTCGGTTATTGTGGGAGCCCTTGTTGAATCCCAATGTAGACATAATGGATCTGAGGAAGTGGTTACCTCGCATGGCTTTCCAAAAGCTTTACCAAGAATAGGCACTGATGACATAGCCCACAAATTTATGGCTAGCACAAAACCTCTCACTTTGTAACTATCTCCTGTCCACCAACTTGTATTCAAACGCTTAATACTCTTTGACAAAATTTTGTACGCTAGTTTACCCCAAGGCAACCTGGAAAAGGTATCGTAGTTCTTATAACACAGTAACCTTTCCTTTGGGATTAGAGAGCTCGGGTGTCCTGCAAGAATGACCCCTTCTGTGATTATTGCTACTCCCATAGAGAGCCTTTCAAGCCTTGTCATtgttcttgctctctttttgaGCAGATCATATAAGTTCCTTACGGTGTACTTATCGCCTTTGCTCAACATCCAAAAGTAGGGTTTCTTCTTGTTTGGGAACAGAGGCTCTCTTGGTGTTGTATCTTCCTCACACGCTAGACCTGTAGTCAGATAAAATTCCCTCATGGAAAACCTCATAAGTTGATCGCAAAATGTGAACCAGAGATCCTTCCCTTTGGTCAATACTCTTCTCTGCATTATGAAATGGAATAGATTCTCAGAAAACACAACGCTACTCCTTCTTGCCAGCTTCACGATGCTTCCTAGGTGTGAGTTCTCTATTTGATCAAACTCTTCCTTTCCCAAGATTTGTGCAACCTCAGAAACGTAATCAATGCTCGAATGTTGGATGACCATTTTGGGAATGTCTGGTGGTTCTGTTCCAGCTCCATAAATCCTAGGAGGCAAACTCAAATTTGTGCAAAAGTCATTGCTATCTAACTGCAAAACGAGATAAAAATATGAAGTTAACTTTTCGTAATGGTCTAAATATAAACATCTCAACACTGCAAATAATAGACACTACATCTCAACACTAGAAGTAATAGACACTACTCCTCTATTGCTAAATCGTTCTTCTTTATAAATGCTTATAAATCGTCTAGTTGTAGTTTTAACAATATCCAGAAATCCAGATTTATAAGGGAttataattatgtaaaaaatgcGAACAAGTGTTTGCTATTCTAAAATCTCAATCTCAACTTGAACTCCAAATCAACCTTATTTGCCTTTTGGATAAAAGCAAATTTGTAAAAATCAAGGATATTCATCACAGAAACTAGTTTTCTTAGATCTAACCATTCCAATTAGAAGTCTAAACCTATAGTCAATAAATTACAGAGATTAGAAACTTACAAATTGTGAATTTGGAGTCGACATTTCCGATGAATAGCTCGTCGGCTTAGGCGATCGTGTGAGAGAGAGAATCCGTGTGTTAGCTCGTCGGAGATCTCTCAACGGAACGATGGCGACGACTTTCGATGACGACCACGACAACTCtcgatgacgacgacgacgatgGATCCGGAGGAGAGAAACGATGGATCTCGACAGAGAGAAGAAGGTAGCGACGGACGAAGAGAGGTGGGTGATATGTTAGATATAGGGTAGGGTTAATTTAGTCTTTTTCACACTACTGAAAagtgtatttatgaaaatgtccCTAAAGTAGTGGTAAACTTGAATTGTGGTACTACACAaagtgtagttatgaaatttccccTCTAAAAGGTTTATTAGTTAGGGGTACAATGGTATTTTGATCATTAAAAATTTGGTGGTATAGTTGGTTAGGGTAAACTTAAAAAATGGTATCataaaaatggtatttttaGCAATTTCCcctattttaatagagaagatttCATTgaaggaaataaaaatatatatttgagataTTAAAGTAATCGATTGGCCTGTGTcctaattatttgttttctaatttatCATGTGTGTGGAAGCCCCCTTGGTccaatggtttgactaagggttcatgtaatgcttctacacccggaggtctggggttcaaaccccagaaaataccaaattatgcagcttATGGAGAAACGgattacaggagatcttcagcttggtgcagggcgtaccatcgaacatggatctcataggacggctcggagaggtgcagtcaggcgtgtattctcacaagatggtagaattgtcggctgtgtaatcgtctttgtaatattctcatcattgtaatagcataattaatcgataataatcgatccagacgttaaaaaaaaaaaaattatcatgtGTCACTAATCACTAAAAGAATGTCACAATTTGGTAAGTGAAAATCAAAACTTGTTTACAAGAAGCGGATAATAACTAACAGACTCGAGTTAAGCATTAGCAATACCTATCATACTAATCAAAAACATCAATATCATCAGTCACTTCTCTTGAATATCTTTAAGATCCCGTCGATGTAGTGAAAACAGTTATGCAGTAAGCAGATATTTGACGTGTTCTGTCTTTTTACTGGAAAAGGTCGCAACACATATATAGGCCACATTGTTATGAGTGAATCATCTCTAAAACATCTACACGTGGTACGTGATATACTGCAAGAACTACACGTGTCCAATACCCATCTCCTGTTTTACTTCTTAAACCCACTCACCACTGTCACTTTTCCCTAATCTAAAACAAATGGGCTCAGAGACATTCCTGGAAGTGATTCTGGCGATTCTTCTACCTCCCGTCGGCGTTTTCCTCCGGTATGGTTGTGGGGTAAGCAGTAATCTTATTACATCAATAGTTTAATTACTTTC
This genomic stretch from Raphanus sativus cultivar WK10039 chromosome 3, ASM80110v3, whole genome shotgun sequence harbors:
- the LOC108845303 gene encoding uncharacterized protein LOC108845303 isoform X1, with protein sequence MGQKPKKELSEDIYSPGEKVEMTRRIRKMEDIWVTTMAIKQIEEDGKRKVIIKRLSESLRLSDDDEDDALFKKVDICKLRPCPPRYFWGKYILGDIVEVFVSCGWRLGEVREVLPGNQYSVHFKIAKEEAVFKSYSLRPSREWKNGRWILTREIESVEETHSSKSKNDLMNTEEDLMNDARTPTIALESNEDDMMNDDATEIITPEESYSNTPVLEATENETQIFELELPLSHESGDTVNDVASPIIDHQEIPTGETMSTSDDKIVLPKRVIEAGTEVRFLDRITKRSNLKLVDKVKKFLGPEFRKLEDSFLGPIIEMGRRQKNMVFSRHLIHLLLLRRIDIGDKGLWFSFGEQPMRFSLREFHLATGLPCIADIDEEQVETSGRKKKKKKDPWMNKEQTLNSLVKLLEKNSKGFTDDQRLRLGASILVEGILMAINPVTRIAVENLLRARDFKEFCNYPWGNLAFNFLRNEVKGISSEVLKKDQFDICGFIFAVQLWALSSVDQIGTFFGIRDNEIKFPLCLHWIETKSLTMKEVTRFDNSEKVDVNVYLEILKYTATWLKTLTLNLEKLLILSEEDTV
- the LOC108845303 gene encoding DUF724 domain-containing protein 1-like isoform X3, which encodes MGQKPKKELSEDIYSPGEKVEMTRRIRKMEDIWVTTMAIKQIEEDGKRKVIIKRLSESLRLSDDDEDDALFKKVDICKLRPCPPRYFWGKYILGDIVEVFVSCGWRLGEVREVLPGNQYSVHFKIAKEEAVFKSYSLRPSREWKNGRWILTREIESVEETHSSKSKNDLMNTEEDLMNDARTPTIALESNEDDMMNDDATEIITPEESYSNTPVLEATENETQIFELELPLSHESGDTVNDVASPIIDHQEIPTGETMSTSDDKIVLPKRVIEAGTEKA
- the LOC108845303 gene encoding DUF724 domain-containing protein 1-like isoform X2, yielding MGQKPKKELSEDIYSPGEKVEMTRRIRKMEDIWVTTMAIKQIEEDGKRKVIIKRLSESLRLSDDDEDDALFKKVDICKLRPCPPRYFWGKYILGDIVEVFVSCGWRLGEVREVLPGNQYSVHFKIAKEEAVFKSYSLRPSREWKNGRWILTREIESVEETHSSKSKNDLMNTEEDLMNDARTPTIALESNEDDMMNDDATEIITPEESYSNTPVLEATENETQIFELELPLSHESGDTVNDVASPIIDHQEIPTDDHEEDLMNDAPTPTIATRESSSSTLVLESNEDDMMNDDATEIITPQGSYSNTPVLEATENETQIFELELPLSHESGDTVNDVASPIIDHQEIPTDK
- the LOC130510026 gene encoding BAG family molecular chaperone regulator 1-like yields the protein MAKTEKASKAISDISLEVDRLGGRVSAFEMVIKKGGKVAEKDLAKVIELLMNELIKLDGIVAEGDVKLQRKMQVKRVQNNMEALDVLKVKNSIANGQQKQSSSQRLATIQKRRQEKKPTQSLMDMGKKKKSVNALPIAKGCEVEVTSEKEMFKVSWHIAILQQSPMKVKGESFGSAIQLCWTRIV
- the LOC130509078 gene encoding uncharacterized protein LOC130509078; this encodes MTEWKMSNKNKKLIINEERVNEKWFSDLETPGTNLSKTHIEAGLQLLELRKRNNPDLFLNKTALVVGVKFLEEIDELYVEFLDDKEGFQFASGFDKYNIEKNITFLYSAIAVEEYYWLGIVVNLEKRSITAFNSASVKFTDANVGPYLNAYATVLPFMLRNISRDVIMDTSKFSIKIVSDCLPQIT